One region of Oxalobacteraceae bacterium OTU3CAMAD1 genomic DNA includes:
- a CDS encoding bifunctional rhamnulose-1-phosphate aldolase/short-chain dehydrogenase, whose translation MSEPELLLYRSNLLGSDLRITNFGGGNTSAKVMMDDPLSGEQVEVLWVKGSGGDLGSIKLDGFSTLYMDKLNALKGRYRGLALEDEMVAYLPHCTFNLNPRAASIDTPLHAYIARKHVDHMHPDAVIAIAACAGSQALTQKIFEGELGWLPWQRPGYDLGLKLEQVSKAQPNLKGIILEGHGLFTWGDTAKSCYETTLAIIKRAEEWLAANSKQPSFGGQAIEPLPSEQRSALAAKLMPLLRGKISRDEYKLGHFDDSAAVLEFVCSRDLQPLAALGTSCPDHFLRTKIRPFVIDFDPLKPDFDKLVAGLDQALEEYRAGYVAYYERCKHDNSPAVRDANPIIYLIPGVGMLSFAKDKATARIAGEFYVNAINVMRGANGVDTYVGLPEQEAFDIEYWLLEEAKLQRMPKPKSLAGRIALVTGGAGGIGQAVAKQLLQEGACVMLTDIDPEALSQAHADLVKSAGKDSVGSIVANITSEEAVESVLQAAALRFGGVDLLISNAGIASSAPLEDTTLEIWQRNQDILVTGYFLASRAAFRIMKQQGLGGSMVFVASKNGLVASAGASAYCTAKAAEIHLARCIALEGAPHGIRVNVVNPDAVIRGSRIWDGKWKQERAQSNKIEADDVEKFYRDRSMLKLSVLPEDIAEAVYFLASDKAGKSTGNILNVDAGNAAAFTR comes from the coding sequence ATGAGCGAGCCGGAGCTGTTGCTATACCGTTCGAACCTGCTCGGTTCGGACCTGCGCATCACCAATTTCGGCGGCGGCAATACCTCGGCCAAGGTCATGATGGACGATCCGCTCAGCGGCGAGCAGGTGGAGGTGCTGTGGGTGAAGGGTTCCGGTGGCGACCTTGGCAGCATCAAGCTTGACGGCTTTTCGACGCTGTACATGGACAAGCTCAACGCCTTGAAGGGACGTTATCGCGGCCTGGCGCTGGAAGACGAGATGGTGGCCTATCTGCCGCACTGCACCTTCAACCTCAATCCGCGCGCAGCCAGCATCGACACGCCGCTGCACGCCTACATCGCCCGCAAGCACGTCGACCACATGCACCCGGACGCGGTGATCGCCATCGCCGCCTGTGCCGGCAGCCAGGCGCTGACGCAAAAAATCTTCGAGGGCGAGCTGGGATGGCTGCCATGGCAGCGTCCAGGCTACGACCTTGGCCTGAAACTGGAACAGGTATCGAAGGCGCAGCCCAACCTGAAGGGCATCATCCTCGAAGGGCACGGCCTGTTCACCTGGGGCGACACCGCCAAGTCCTGCTATGAGACCACGCTGGCAATCATTAAACGCGCAGAGGAATGGCTGGCCGCGAATTCGAAGCAGCCATCGTTCGGCGGCCAGGCGATCGAGCCGCTACCGTCCGAGCAGCGCAGCGCGCTGGCGGCCAAATTGATGCCGCTGTTGCGCGGTAAAATCAGCCGCGACGAATACAAGCTCGGTCACTTCGACGACAGCGCCGCCGTGCTGGAATTCGTTTGCAGCCGCGATCTGCAACCGCTGGCCGCGCTGGGCACCTCGTGCCCCGATCACTTCCTGCGCACCAAAATCCGTCCGTTCGTGATCGACTTCGATCCGCTCAAGCCGGACTTTGACAAGCTGGTCGCCGGCCTCGATCAGGCACTGGAGGAATACCGCGCCGGCTACGTGGCCTACTACGAGCGCTGCAAGCACGATAACAGCCCGGCCGTGCGCGACGCCAATCCGATCATCTACCTGATTCCCGGTGTCGGCATGCTGTCGTTTGCCAAGGACAAAGCCACCGCGCGCATCGCCGGCGAGTTCTATGTCAACGCGATCAACGTGATGCGCGGCGCGAACGGAGTCGATACCTACGTCGGCTTGCCGGAACAGGAAGCCTTCGACATCGAATACTGGCTGCTGGAAGAAGCGAAGCTGCAGCGCATGCCGAAGCCGAAAAGCCTGGCAGGCCGCATCGCGCTGGTCACCGGCGGCGCCGGCGGCATCGGCCAGGCGGTCGCCAAGCAGCTGCTGCAAGAAGGCGCTTGCGTGATGTTGACCGATATCGATCCGGAAGCGCTGTCGCAGGCGCACGCCGACCTGGTGAAGTCGGCGGGCAAAGACAGCGTCGGCAGCATCGTCGCCAACATCACCAGCGAAGAAGCGGTGGAAAGTGTGCTGCAGGCGGCCGCGCTGCGTTTCGGCGGCGTCGATCTGTTGATCTCCAACGCCGGCATCGCCTCGTCCGCGCCACTGGAGGACACCACGCTGGAAATCTGGCAGCGCAACCAGGACATCCTGGTGACCGGCTACTTCCTGGCCAGCCGCGCGGCCTTCCGCATCATGAAGCAGCAGGGACTGGGCGGCAGCATGGTCTTCGTCGCCAGCAAAAACGGCCTGGTGGCATCGGCCGGCGCTTCGGCCTACTGCACCGCCAAGGCGGCGGAAATCCACCTGGCGCGCTGCATCGCGCTGGAAGGCGCGCCGCACGGCATTCGGGTCAACGTCGTCAATCCGGACGCGGTCATTCGCGGCTCGCGCATCTGGGACGGAAAGTGGAAGCAGGAACGCGCCCAGTCGAATAAAATCGAGGCCGACGACGTCGAGAAGTTCTACCGCGACCGCAGCATGCTGAAACTGAGTGTTCTGCCGGAGGATATCGCCGAAGCCGTGTACTTCCTGGCGAGCGACAAAGCCGGCAAGAGCACTGGTAACATTCTCAACGTCGATGCCGGCAATGCCGCTGCGTTCACGCGCTAA
- the rhaI gene encoding L-rhamnose catabolism isomerase, with the protein MSTLSSTMIDSGRVAEHNAKLRANLDEDYAALGGMLARRGQDIEKLTAQAQKFAVALPSWGAGTGGTRFARFPGKGEPRNVVEKLEDCAVIHQLTCATPGVSLHFPWDKTSDPSALRQQAESHGLYFDAVNSNTFQDQVGQEHTYKYGSMTAHSAATRAQAVEHNIECIELGRALGSKALTVWVGDGANFPGQHNLRGALERYLDSARGIYAALPADWNMFIEHKLFEPAFYATTIADWGTSFACAQTLGEKAKCLVDLGHHAPNTNIEMIVARLAQFGKLGGFHFNDSKYGDDDLDSGSINPFQLFLVFNELADAAEREGASFAPAYMLDQSHNVTDPIESLMNSAVEVQRAFVQANLVDRVALRQYQEANDALQSAQTLKHAYRTDVSAILAMARLRSGGAIDPVAFYRSSGYRGQAAERRPAKAGASSSGIV; encoded by the coding sequence ATGAGCACCTTATCTAGCACGATGATCGACAGCGGCCGCGTGGCCGAACACAACGCCAAGCTGCGCGCCAATCTGGACGAGGACTACGCGGCGCTGGGAGGCATGCTGGCCCGCCGAGGCCAGGACATCGAGAAGCTGACGGCGCAAGCGCAAAAGTTCGCCGTGGCCTTGCCAAGTTGGGGCGCCGGCACCGGCGGCACGCGCTTCGCCCGTTTTCCGGGCAAGGGCGAGCCGCGCAACGTGGTCGAAAAGCTGGAGGACTGCGCTGTCATCCACCAATTAACCTGCGCAACGCCCGGCGTCTCGCTGCACTTCCCATGGGATAAAACCTCGGACCCGTCGGCGCTGCGCCAGCAAGCCGAGAGCCATGGCCTGTACTTCGACGCCGTCAACTCCAATACCTTCCAGGACCAGGTGGGCCAGGAGCACACCTACAAATACGGCAGCATGACGGCGCACAGCGCCGCCACCCGCGCCCAGGCGGTCGAGCATAATATCGAATGTATCGAGTTGGGCCGGGCGCTGGGATCGAAGGCGCTGACGGTGTGGGTGGGCGACGGCGCCAACTTCCCGGGCCAGCACAATCTGCGCGGTGCGCTGGAGCGGTATCTGGACAGCGCGCGCGGCATCTACGCGGCGTTGCCGGCCGACTGGAACATGTTCATCGAACATAAGCTGTTCGAGCCGGCTTTCTACGCCACCACCATCGCCGACTGGGGCACCAGCTTCGCCTGCGCGCAGACCCTGGGCGAGAAGGCGAAATGCCTGGTCGACCTGGGACACCACGCGCCGAACACCAACATCGAGATGATCGTCGCGCGGCTGGCGCAATTCGGCAAGCTGGGTGGCTTCCACTTCAACGACAGCAAATACGGCGACGACGATCTGGATTCGGGCAGCATCAATCCATTCCAGCTGTTCCTCGTCTTCAATGAGCTGGCCGATGCCGCCGAACGCGAGGGCGCTTCGTTCGCACCGGCCTACATGCTGGACCAGTCGCACAACGTGACCGATCCGATCGAAAGCCTGATGAACAGCGCGGTCGAAGTGCAGCGCGCCTTCGTCCAGGCTAACCTGGTGGACCGCGTGGCCTTGCGCCAGTACCAGGAAGCCAATGACGCGCTGCAGTCGGCGCAAACGCTCAAGCACGCATACCGCACCGACGTCAGCGCGATTCTGGCGATGGCGCGTCTGCGGTCCGGCGGCGCGATCGATCCGGTGGCGTTCTATCGGTCCAGCGGTTATCGTGGACAGGCCGCCGAACGCCGGCCTGCCAAGGCGGGTGCCAGCAGCAGCGGTATAGTCTAA
- a CDS encoding DeoR/GlpR family DNA-binding transcription regulator, producing the protein MVNHKRRKRLLKLLAEHNTASVPQLVDWLSASPATVRRDISWLAARSLLTRTRGGAANLEQKKRSFTLTSETFQHNIQCYAERKRAIARHAAGMCTEGETIIINGGTTTFMMAEFLVDQHLKILTNSFLMAERLLVSSENEIIVPGGKVYREQNVILSPFDNDITQHHYAAKMFMSVYGLSLLGLMEADPLLIQAEKRLISQAEELIVLVDSSKFAKKAGLILCGLNRVSTVITDTYASDSAVQLLEQSGVRVVTVEPEAIPAQHNASQFNPPFDYQSAAMYQSEVSH; encoded by the coding sequence ATGGTAAATCACAAGCGCCGTAAACGTTTGCTGAAGTTGCTCGCCGAACATAATACGGCCAGCGTGCCGCAATTGGTCGACTGGCTCAGCGCCTCCCCCGCCACGGTGCGCCGCGACATCAGCTGGCTCGCCGCCCGCAGTCTGCTCACCCGCACCCGTGGCGGCGCCGCGAACCTGGAGCAGAAAAAACGCAGCTTCACCCTCACCAGCGAGACCTTCCAGCACAATATCCAGTGCTACGCCGAGCGCAAACGCGCCATCGCCCGCCACGCCGCCGGCATGTGCACCGAAGGCGAAACGATCATCATCAACGGCGGCACCACCACCTTCATGATGGCCGAATTCCTGGTCGACCAGCACCTCAAGATCCTCACCAATTCCTTCCTCATGGCCGAGCGCCTGCTGGTATCGAGCGAAAACGAGATCATTGTCCCCGGCGGCAAAGTCTATCGCGAGCAGAACGTCATCCTCAGCCCCTTCGACAACGACATCACCCAGCATCATTACGCGGCCAAGATGTTCATGAGCGTCTACGGCCTGTCGCTGCTTGGACTGATGGAAGCCGACCCGCTGCTGATCCAGGCCGAGAAGCGCCTGATCTCGCAGGCGGAAGAACTGATCGTCTTGGTCGACAGCTCCAAGTTCGCGAAGAAGGCGGGCCTGATCCTGTGCGGCTTGAACCGCGTATCGACCGTCATCACCGACACCTACGCCTCTGATTCGGCGGTGCAGCTGCTCGAGCAATCCGGCGTGCGCGTGGTCACCGTGGAGCCGGAAGCGATTCCCGCCCAGCACAACGCCAGCCAGTTCAATCCACCGTTCGACTACCAGTCGGCGGCGATGTACCAATCGGAGGTATCGCATTGA